Proteins encoded within one genomic window of Fragaria vesca subsp. vesca linkage group LG1, FraVesHawaii_1.0, whole genome shotgun sequence:
- the LOC101304520 gene encoding probable serine/threonine-protein kinase At1g54610-like: protein MGCVQAKTNSPTHGSQGLDKLKVDHGYVKEGGEGRPIGLKAPGKEPVKLVKVNAEVKADSGGGGKGGDCVVSRKTEKGNVSGRLTVKQTGGDDDDIVDGWPKWLVENVPPEVLDGLVPKSADSYDKLAKIGQGTYSNVYKARDRDTKTIVALKKVRFDTSEPESIKFMAREITILRKLDHPNVIKLEGLATSRMQYSLYLVFEFMQHDLTRIISRPEERLTEPQVKCYMQQLLSGLQHCHEKGILHRDIKPSNLLIDKNGTLKIADFGLANFFPPKQKRPLTSRVVTLWYRAPELLLGSTDYGVGIDLWSAGCLLGEMFVGRPIMPGRTEVEQLHKIFKLCGSPLDDYWKKMKLPTSFRPPHHYKPSFEEFFRDFSTPSFGLLTTLLALDPTSRGSAASGLQSEFFSSSPLACNLSALPVLYKEEDNLAETKDQKKRVYKVRQWSQTNRDFHQRKVEGRGEFGSSTEEKNAETGTTHSQEMGNTSASSSTSSTFRPFIHENLNASLSPIIRSHQQRFPSTEGHPNALKNMNPDVFKNLKNFTLLKASIKDISYPNEGGTYRRSHSTLDFRNFDPEKIFGFDKV, encoded by the exons ATGGGGTGTGTTCAGGCCAAGACCAACTCCCCAACTCATGGCTCTCAAGGCCTTGACAAGTTGAAAGTTGATCATGGGTATGTCAAGGAAGGTGGGGAAGGAAGACCCATTGGCCTGAAAGCGCCGGGAAAGGAGCCGGTGAAGCTGGTGAAGGTCAATGCCGAGGTTAAGGCGGATAGCGGAGGAGGAGGGAAGGGTGGGGACTGTGTGGTTAGTAGAAAGACAGAGAAAGGGAATGTTTCGGGGAGGCTTACAGTGAAGCAGACTGGAGGAGATGATGACGACATTGTGGATGGCTGGCCAAAGTGGCTTGTTGAGAATGTGCCTCCAGAGGTTTTGGATGGCTTGGTTCCCAAGAGTGCTGATTCATACGACAAGCTTGCTAAG ATAGGCCAAGGAACCTACAGCAATGTATACAAAGCTCGTGATAGAGACACCAAAACGATTGTTGCTTTGAAAAAGGTCCGATTTGACACATCAGAGCCAGAGAGTATCAAGTTTATGGCGAGGGAGATAACGATATTAAGGAAGCTAGATCATCCCAATGTCATCAAGCTTGAAGGACTAGCCACGTCAAGGATGCAATATAGTCTATATCTGGTCTTTGAATTCATGCAACATGACTTGACTAGAATAATCTCACGTCCTGAAGAAAGGCTCACTGAACCACAG GTAAAGTGCTATATGCAGCAACTGCTTTCTGGTCTCCAGCACTGCCATGAGAAAGGAATTCTACACAGAGACATTAAACCTTCAAACTTGCTAATAGACAAGAATGGAACACTCAAAATTGCAGATTTTGGGCTAGCAAACTTCTTCCCTCCCAAACAAAAACGTCCTCTTACGAGCCGAGTTGTGACTCTCTGGTATAGAGCCCCAGAGCTCTTGTTAGGCTCTACAGATTATGGTGTTGGTATTGATCTATGGAGTGCAGGATGTCTACTGGGAGAAATGTTTGTAGGAAGGCCAATTATGCCTGGGAGGACTGAG GTTGAGCAACTTCATAAAATCTTCAAGCTTTGTGGTTCCCCTTTGGATGATTACTGGAAGAAAATGAAGTTACCAACAAGCTTCCGACCCCCACATCATTACAAACCTAGTTTTGAAGAATTTTTCAGGGACTTCTCAACACCATCCTTTGGTTTGTTGACTACACTTCTTGCTCTTGACCCGACATCTCGTGGCAGTGCTGCTTCTGGTCTCCAAAGCGAA TTTTTTAGTTCAAGTCCATTGGCGTGTAACCTTTCAGCTCTACCAGTGTTGTATAAAGAGGAGGATAATCTGGCTGAAACCAAGGATCAGAAGAA GAGGGTCTACAAAGTAAGGCAATGGTCTCAAACAAACCGTGATTTCCATCAGAGAAAGGTCGAGGGAAGAGGAGAATTTGGATCTTCAACTGAG GAAAAGAATGCGGAAACTGGGACTACACACAGCCAAGAAATGGGCAACACTAGTGCAAGCAGCAGCACTTCCTCCACTTTCAGACCCTTCATACACGAGAACTTGAATGCATCTCTTTCCCCAATCATCCGTTCTCACCAGCAAAGATTTCCAAGCACCGAGGGTCATCCCAATGCTCTCAAGAACATGAATCCTGATGTTTTCAAAAACCTCAAGAACTTTACACTCTTAAAGGCCTCTATAAAAGATATCTCCTACCCCAATGAAGGCGGTACATACCGGAGATCTCATTCAACACTAGACTTCCGAAATTTTGATCCCGAGAAGATTTTTGGATTTGACAAAGTATAG
- the LOC101311903 gene encoding uncharacterized protein LOC101311903, giving the protein MKAPRQRNSKVIKVPIKGRASKGSMGEQKSTRGTTQHCQREPGKDDNEKDKHLSPCKAAKGLDLELSDVQFPEPTEKLRVYGIHGGKPLLPHSKIKLQLFPVNEGIRIGLVKDGFHPYLELTLRARKKISSVLNHLISKWGSSSAALGELVLFPYRIQDSVSSNRRWTLNDGDICAGDVYAAIGSPEVFRLRYGWFSNQHKSSDKPSTSVNDKVDLQSKGIKRDTSTPAENAYEVDGKHVVVDTETNLSIGGLLSEASLQARCNNGNKNHREKAKTPHPLDKKSDSKSFELWSDCPSISIGGILSEVSLQGKVNRFVAQSNVSNPSLQPGHSKYDSPQGTRQSTHDPCLSILDAEETCHAFPSQKLSLGKDVLGFDGSCGGSSQNSGFKLFKFPLPAKANRLDELPQDPAQQESNTERMNFSYMNNDERSLGLSGIKWTDSLGPFDLGLPVSQKLCNAESTSISGFAK; this is encoded by the exons ATGAAAGCTCCTAGACAGAGAAACTCGAAAGTGATCAAGGTTCCTATAAAGGGCAGAGCAAGTAAAGGTAGCATGGGAGAACAAAAATCTACAAGGGGAACTACACAGCACTGTCAGAGAGAACCAG GGAAAGATGACAATGAAAAAGACAAGCATTTATCACCTTGCAAAGCAGCTAAAGGCTTGGATTTGGAACTTTCTGATGTACAGTTTCCAGAACCAACAGAGAAGCTGCGTGTTTATGGCATTCATGGAGGGAAACCACTTCTTCCTCATTCAAAGATCAAATTGCAGCTTTTTCCTGTAAATGAAGGCATTCGAATAGGATTGGTAAAG GATGGATTTCATCCGTACTTGGAACTCACTCTTAGAGCACGGAAGAAGATCTCTTCTGTTTTAAATCACCTTATTAGCAAATGGGGCAGTTCAAGCGCTGCTCTTGGTGAGCTGGTTTTGTTCCCATATAGGATACAGGACAGTGTATCTAGTAACAGAAGATGGACACTGAATGATGGCGACATCTGTGCTGGAGATGTCTATGCAGCTATTGGAAGCCCTGAAGTTTTTCGCTTAAG GTATGGTTGGTTCTCTAATCAACATAAATCATCTGACAAGCCTTCTACATCAGTTAATGACAAGGTTGACTTACAGTCTAAAGGCATAAAGAGAGATACTAGCACCCCTGCAGAGAATGCATATGAAGTAGATGGTAAACATGTGGTTGTTGATACTGAAACTAACTTAAGCATTGGAGGCCTCCTTTCCGAAGCATCCTTACAGGCCAGGTGCAATAATGGAAATAAGAACCATAGGGAGAAGGCTAAGACCCCGCATCCCCTGGACAAAAAGAGTGATTCAAAATCATTTGAGTTGTGGTCTGATTGTCCATCTATAAGCATTGGTGGTATCCTGTCTGAAGTATCCTTACAGGGAAAAGTCAATCGTTTTGTTGCGCAATCAAATGTGAGCAATCCAAGCTTGCAGCCAGGTCATTCTAAATATGATAGTCCTCAAGGCACTAGGCAATCCACTCATGATCCATGCTTATCAATTTTGGATGCTGAAGAAACCTGTCATGCATTTCCTTCTCAAAAGCTTTCTCTGGGAAAAGATGTTCTGGGTTTTGATGGAAGTTGTGGAGGTTCTAGCCAGAACTCTGGTTTCAAATTATTCAAGTTTCCTCTTCCAGCCAAG GCTAATAGATTAGATGAGCTTCCGCAAGACCCTGCTCAGCAAGAATCTAATACAGAACGGATGAATTTTTCATATATGAACAATGATGAACGGAGCCTTGGGCTATCTGGCATCAAATGG ACGGACTCTTTGGGACCCTTTGATCTTGGCCTGCCAGTCTCCCAGAAGCTCTGTAATGCAGAGAGTACAAGCATCAGTGGATTTGCTAAGTAG